In Thiovibrio frasassiensis, one DNA window encodes the following:
- the nifB gene encoding nitrogenase cofactor biosynthesis protein NifB — protein MSEIHKDLNKHPCFNPAMKGQAGRVHLPVAPNCNIKCNYCDRKYDCVNESRPGVTSTILTPEQALVYMGKVLEKEPRITVAGIAGPGDPFANAEATMETMRLINKNYPQMILCLASNGLAIGPYIPELAELNVSHVTVTINAVDPEVGAKIYGWVRDGKVAYQGRQAAELLLSRQLEAVKSLKAHGITVKINSILIPGINDRHILKVAETMRELGADLFNCMAMFPNVGTPFGTIREPSKEEVGAMRTEAEKFLPQMRHCTRCRADAVGLLDQDRTEEMRGCLSACAQLPALPPEIRPYVAVATMEGVLVNQHLGEANRFQIYERKGDEYLLVEERPAPKVSGGLQRWTSLARALNDCRAVLVSNVGETPRGILEKAGVKPVEMGGFIVDGVKAIYEGTNVAPLQKRKKSCASGGCVGSGGGCS, from the coding sequence ATGAGCGAGATCCACAAAGACCTGAACAAACATCCCTGCTTTAATCCGGCCATGAAAGGACAGGCCGGGCGCGTCCATCTGCCGGTGGCGCCCAACTGCAATATCAAATGCAATTACTGCGACCGCAAGTACGACTGCGTCAACGAGTCGCGGCCCGGGGTGACCAGCACCATCCTGACCCCCGAGCAGGCCCTGGTCTACATGGGCAAGGTTCTTGAGAAGGAGCCGCGCATCACCGTGGCCGGCATTGCCGGACCCGGCGATCCATTTGCCAATGCGGAAGCGACCATGGAAACCATGCGGCTGATCAATAAAAATTACCCGCAGATGATCCTCTGTCTGGCCAGCAACGGCTTGGCCATCGGTCCCTATATCCCGGAGTTGGCGGAGCTCAACGTCTCCCACGTGACCGTCACCATCAATGCCGTCGATCCGGAGGTGGGCGCCAAGATTTACGGCTGGGTACGCGACGGCAAGGTTGCCTATCAAGGGAGGCAAGCGGCGGAACTGCTGCTCTCCCGCCAGCTGGAGGCGGTCAAATCCCTGAAGGCCCACGGCATCACAGTGAAGATCAACTCTATCCTGATCCCGGGGATCAATGACCGGCATATCCTCAAGGTCGCGGAAACCATGCGGGAATTGGGGGCGGATCTCTTCAACTGCATGGCCATGTTCCCCAATGTGGGCACTCCCTTTGGCACAATCCGCGAGCCGTCCAAGGAGGAGGTCGGCGCGATGCGCACCGAGGCGGAGAAGTTCCTGCCCCAGATGCGCCACTGCACCCGCTGCCGGGCCGACGCGGTGGGTCTGCTCGATCAGGATCGGACCGAGGAGATGCGCGGCTGTCTGTCGGCCTGCGCCCAGCTCCCTGCCCTGCCGCCGGAAATCCGACCCTATGTGGCCGTGGCCACCATGGAGGGGGTGCTGGTCAATCAGCATCTTGGCGAGGCCAATCGCTTCCAGATCTACGAGCGCAAGGGAGATGAGTATCTGCTGGTGGAAGAGCGGCCCGCGCCCAAGGTGAGCGGCGGCCTGCAGCGCTGGACCTCGCTGGCCCGGGCCTTGAACGATTGCCGGGCGGTTCTGGTGAGCAACGTGGGCGAGACGCCCCGCGGGATTCTTGAAAAAGCCGGGGTAAAGCCGGTGGAAATGGGCGGCTTTATTGTGGATGGGGTGAAGGCGATCTACGAAGGCACCAATGTCGCGCCCCTGCAAAAACGAAAGAAGTCATGCGCCTCCGGCGGGTGTGTCGGCTCGGGCGGCGGGTGCTCTTAA
- a CDS encoding LeuA family protein: MEHVRGLVDSTLREGSQTVGVAFTLEEKLSHAHHLVRVGIEEVEVGIASPLDKELPSLVDRCRRETGLRRLGLWCRCQEDDLACALRLAPDVLSLSVPVSDLHIAVKLKLKRAAVLKMVARSVSQARTAVEYVSLGLEDATRADPDFLREVVTVACANGVDRIRIADTVGVATPTTIATLVRELRRNFEVEIGVHMHNDFGMATANAIAALEAGAHWADVTVLGLGERAGNSRLEEVAGYLALQCGRPYETTLLKRLSRLTADCSGRKIEAHRPVVGEGIFACETGLHLAGIAKDPKTYEPYEPMLVGARRKLSYGAKVGRQGVADRLRELGLSCQEAELSRLAETFRRQCQALGRPLHDLEVHQLVAAYN, encoded by the coding sequence ATGGAGCATGTACGAGGTTTAGTGGACAGCACCCTGCGCGAGGGCAGCCAGACGGTGGGCGTTGCCTTTACCCTGGAAGAGAAGCTCTCCCATGCCCACCATCTCGTGCGGGTCGGGATCGAAGAGGTGGAGGTGGGTATCGCCTCCCCGCTGGACAAAGAGCTTCCCTCCTTGGTTGACCGCTGTCGCCGCGAGACAGGGTTGCGCCGCTTAGGACTCTGGTGCCGCTGCCAAGAGGATGATCTTGCCTGCGCTCTGAGATTGGCCCCGGATGTGCTTTCCCTCTCGGTGCCGGTTTCCGATCTGCATATCGCCGTCAAGTTGAAGCTTAAGCGGGCGGCAGTGCTCAAGATGGTGGCCAGGTCGGTCTCTCAGGCACGGACGGCGGTGGAGTATGTTTCCCTCGGCTTGGAGGATGCGACCCGGGCCGACCCGGACTTCCTGCGCGAGGTCGTCACCGTTGCCTGTGCCAACGGGGTGGACCGCATCCGGATCGCCGACACCGTGGGAGTCGCCACCCCCACCACCATTGCTACCCTGGTCCGCGAGCTGCGCCGCAATTTTGAAGTGGAGATCGGGGTGCATATGCACAACGATTTCGGCATGGCCACGGCCAATGCCATTGCCGCCCTGGAAGCGGGGGCCCATTGGGCCGACGTAACTGTCTTGGGACTGGGTGAACGGGCGGGAAACAGCCGACTGGAAGAGGTGGCCGGGTATCTTGCCCTGCAGTGCGGCAGGCCCTATGAGACCACCCTGCTCAAAAGGCTCTCCCGGTTGACCGCGGACTGTTCGGGACGGAAGATCGAGGCACATCGACCGGTGGTCGGCGAGGGAATCTTTGCCTGTGAAACAGGTCTGCACCTTGCCGGAATCGCTAAGGACCCTAAAACCTACGAGCCCTATGAACCGATGCTGGTCGGGGCACGGAGAAAATTATCCTATGGGGCCAAGGTCGGACGGCAGGGCGTAGCCGACCGTTTGCGGGAGTTGGGCTTGTCGTGCCAGGAAGCGGAGCTCTCTCGGCTGGCCGAAACCTTTCGCCGTCAATGCCAGGCCTTGGGCAGACCCCTCCATGATCTGGAGGTGCATCAGCTCGTGGCCGCATACAATTAA
- a CDS encoding type 1 glutamine amidotransferase, with amino-acid sequence MKFLILQHTSWAEPGRLLLAALDAHLIAFDVVRVWEDWIPDFNDYNGIILLGGAPNVDEEEKFPFLVEEKRFIKRAIAADKPILGFCLGHQLLASVLGAQVGPNVKPSIGFVQGHLTHNGREHPAFVNLPKILPLFKWHSQMVLEPLPKHFSLLATSEQCQVEAFSLAQRPHILGMQFDNQAALIEDIATWLEKDWQWLASFRSLVVRPADMLADAMRLRAQIQQDFFRFFADYLKIIS; translated from the coding sequence ATGAAATTTCTCATCCTGCAACATACTTCCTGGGCAGAACCCGGCCGGCTGCTCTTGGCTGCGCTGGACGCCCACCTGATTGCCTTTGATGTGGTCAGGGTGTGGGAGGATTGGATTCCTGATTTCAATGACTACAACGGCATTATCCTTTTGGGCGGGGCGCCCAATGTTGATGAGGAGGAAAAGTTCCCCTTTCTCGTCGAGGAAAAACGGTTTATCAAAAGAGCCATTGCTGCGGATAAGCCGATACTGGGGTTTTGCCTGGGGCACCAGCTGCTGGCCTCGGTCCTGGGTGCCCAGGTCGGGCCGAATGTGAAGCCGAGTATCGGGTTTGTGCAGGGGCATCTGACCCATAATGGCCGGGAACATCCGGCCTTCGTCAATCTTCCCAAGATTCTCCCCCTCTTTAAATGGCATAGCCAGATGGTCCTGGAGCCGTTACCCAAGCATTTTTCCCTGCTTGCCACCTCGGAACAGTGCCAGGTGGAAGCCTTTTCCTTGGCGCAGAGACCGCATATCCTCGGGATGCAGTTTGACAACCAGGCTGCCCTGATCGAGGACATCGCCACTTGGCTGGAAAAAGACTGGCAGTGGCTGGCTTCTTTTCGCTCCCTGGTGGTGCGGCCCGCGGATATGCTTGCCGATGCCATGCGGTTGCGGGCGCAGATCCAACAGGATTTTTTCCGTTTTTTCGCCGATTATCTGAAAATTATTTCTTGA
- a CDS encoding ammonium transporter has translation MKKKLLLALALLAVPAIAFGAEEAVPTIASNAEAIKGVQTHLDYVWTLVAAALVFFMQAGFAMVEAGFTRAKNAINIMMKNLMDFAVGSIAFWLVGFGLMFGVTTTGWFGTTGFMLSDFTVGGDPWVLAFWMFQCVFAATAATIVSGAMAERTKFVSYLLYSAVISAFIYPIFGSWAWGSLFHGGGWLEKMGFIDFAGSTVVHSIGGWAALAGAIVLGPRLGKYGKDGKPRAIPGHNIPMAAVGVFILWLGWFGFNPGSTTAGNKDIAMIFVNTNLAAAAGCIMGMLTSWIIFKKAEIGMSLNGALAGLVGITAGCANVTPGSSIVIGAIAGVLVVLAVLFFDRIGVDDPVGAVSVHGVCGAWGTLAAGLFNIEGATSAIVGVQLIGIATAFAWSFGTCFILFKIIKAVIGLRVTEEEEMEGLDIAEHGGHSYFDFQMGSKQA, from the coding sequence ATGAAAAAGAAATTACTGCTGGCCCTGGCTTTGCTGGCTGTCCCGGCCATCGCCTTTGGGGCGGAGGAAGCTGTGCCGACCATCGCTTCAAATGCCGAGGCCATTAAGGGGGTGCAGACCCATCTCGATTATGTCTGGACCCTGGTGGCAGCTGCCCTGGTTTTCTTCATGCAGGCAGGTTTTGCCATGGTTGAGGCAGGTTTCACCCGGGCGAAGAATGCAATCAACATCATGATGAAGAATCTGATGGATTTTGCTGTGGGCTCAATTGCCTTCTGGCTCGTCGGTTTCGGGCTGATGTTCGGCGTGACCACCACGGGCTGGTTCGGCACCACCGGCTTCATGCTCAGTGACTTCACCGTGGGCGGTGACCCCTGGGTTCTGGCTTTCTGGATGTTTCAGTGTGTGTTTGCCGCTACGGCCGCGACCATTGTTTCCGGGGCCATGGCCGAGCGGACTAAATTTGTCAGCTACCTGCTCTACAGCGCGGTGATCTCGGCCTTTATCTATCCGATCTTCGGCAGCTGGGCCTGGGGCAGCCTCTTTCATGGCGGCGGCTGGCTGGAAAAAATGGGCTTCATCGATTTTGCCGGCTCAACCGTGGTGCATTCCATCGGCGGCTGGGCAGCCCTGGCCGGGGCCATCGTGCTTGGGCCGCGCCTCGGGAAATACGGGAAAGATGGCAAGCCCCGCGCTATTCCCGGGCATAACATCCCCATGGCCGCCGTGGGCGTCTTTATCCTCTGGCTTGGTTGGTTCGGCTTCAATCCCGGATCCACCACCGCAGGCAACAAGGATATCGCCATGATCTTTGTCAACACCAATCTGGCTGCTGCGGCAGGCTGTATTATGGGCATGCTCACTTCTTGGATTATCTTCAAGAAGGCAGAGATCGGCATGAGTCTGAACGGCGCCCTGGCCGGGCTGGTTGGGATTACCGCCGGCTGCGCCAACGTTACCCCGGGCAGTTCCATCGTGATTGGCGCCATCGCCGGAGTGCTCGTGGTTCTTGCGGTTCTTTTCTTTGACAGGATTGGCGTGGATGATCCGGTCGGCGCGGTTTCCGTCCACGGTGTCTGCGGCGCTTGGGGCACCCTGGCTGCGGGTCTTTTCAATATCGAAGGGGCAACTTCTGCCATCGTCGGCGTCCAGTTGATCGGTATTGCCACGGCTTTTGCCTGGTCTTTCGGGACCTGCTTTATCCTCTTCAAAATCATCAAGGCGGTCATCGGCTTGCGCGTTACCGAAGAGGAAGAAATGGAAGGGCTTGATATCGCCGAGCACGGTGGCCATTCCTACTTTGACTTCCAGATGGGATCCAAGCAGGCGTAG
- a CDS encoding P-II family nitrogen regulator, producing the protein MKKIEAIIKPFKLDDLKAAMADIGVLGMTATEVKGFGRQKGHTEIYRGAEYVVDFIPKVKVEIVVAAEKVEQVVAKIVETVKTGKIGDGKIFVLPVDSVCRIRTGETGKEAI; encoded by the coding sequence ATGAAAAAAATTGAGGCGATTATCAAGCCGTTCAAGCTGGATGATCTGAAGGCAGCCATGGCTGATATCGGGGTCTTGGGGATGACGGCCACTGAGGTGAAGGGGTTCGGCAGGCAAAAGGGCCACACGGAGATCTACCGTGGGGCCGAGTATGTGGTGGACTTCATCCCCAAGGTCAAGGTTGAGATCGTAGTGGCGGCGGAGAAGGTGGAGCAAGTGGTTGCCAAAATCGTCGAAACCGTCAAGACAGGCAAGATCGGGGATGGCAAGATTTTTGTCCTGCCGGTTGATTCTGTCTGCCGGATCAGAACGGGTGAGACGGGGAAAGAGGCAATCTAA
- the aat gene encoding leucyl/phenylalanyl-tRNA--protein transferase, translated as MPVFQLNENLLFPPPALAREDGLLAVGGDLSVPRLLLAYQNGIFPWYSPGDPILWWSPSPRLVLIPEEFHLQKRLARTIRQHRFEITFDTDFAAVIRACAQTRTSKGEGTWLDETMIEAYCRLHALGYAHSVECRQKGELVGGLYGVALGGVFFGESMFSVVRDSSKAGLAALVERLRGWDFAMIDCQVGTGHLQRLGAREISGEEFSARLADALEMAPHQGRWSTP; from the coding sequence ATGCCTGTTTTTCAACTGAACGAAAATTTACTTTTTCCGCCTCCGGCCCTTGCCCGGGAAGACGGTCTGCTGGCGGTAGGCGGCGACCTCTCGGTGCCGCGTTTGCTTCTCGCCTACCAGAACGGCATTTTCCCCTGGTACTCGCCCGGCGACCCGATCCTCTGGTGGTCGCCCAGCCCCCGCCTTGTCCTGATCCCGGAAGAATTTCATCTGCAAAAACGCTTAGCCCGCACCATCCGGCAGCACCGTTTCGAGATCACCTTTGACACCGATTTCGCCGCGGTTATTCGCGCCTGCGCCCAAACCCGCACCAGCAAGGGAGAAGGCACCTGGTTGGACGAAACGATGATCGAGGCATACTGCCGGCTGCATGCTCTGGGCTACGCCCATTCGGTGGAATGTCGTCAGAAAGGGGAACTGGTCGGCGGCTTGTACGGGGTAGCGCTGGGAGGGGTGTTTTTCGGGGAATCCATGTTCAGTGTGGTGCGCGACAGCTCAAAGGCAGGATTGGCCGCCCTGGTTGAGCGGTTGCGAGGATGGGATTTTGCGATGATTGATTGCCAGGTCGGCACCGGCCACCTGCAGCGATTGGGGGCCAGGGAGATTTCCGGAGAGGAGTTTTCCGCCCGGCTGGCGGACGCGCTGGAGATGGCACCCCACCAAGGCAGATGGAGCACCCCCTAA
- a CDS encoding glutamate--tRNA ligase family protein, protein MMLRSRIAPTPSGLLHLGNAVNFILTWLMVRKAGGTLRLRIDDADCLRAKQEYLEDIFRQLDWLKLTWDEGPTGPDDFCRRFSQQLRLERYREFLAELDRLGHLYPCGCSRSKIREHAVDGVYPGFCRSRAGGPMPGEALRVRVSEGSVFRVEGQEVALCKEMGDFVLWRKEDLPAYQLVSLVDDLDDRINCIVRGQDLLASTAAQLFLARLHGDNLFAATRFLHHPLIRGEDGRKLSKSDDALSLAALRETGVSSAQVYRVVARQAGLDPADIVTLEDLLRKFCQTV, encoded by the coding sequence ATGATGCTCCGTTCCCGCATTGCTCCCACCCCCAGCGGCCTGCTCCATCTCGGCAACGCGGTCAATTTTATCCTCACCTGGCTGATGGTGCGCAAGGCGGGCGGCACGTTGCGGCTGCGCATCGATGACGCCGATTGCCTTCGCGCCAAGCAGGAATATCTTGAGGATATCTTCCGCCAGCTCGATTGGCTCAAGCTTACCTGGGATGAGGGCCCGACCGGCCCGGATGATTTTTGTCGCCGGTTTTCCCAGCAGCTTCGGCTGGAGCGGTACCGTGAATTTTTGGCCGAACTTGACCGCCTCGGGCATCTCTATCCCTGCGGTTGCTCGCGGAGCAAGATCAGGGAACACGCGGTGGATGGGGTGTATCCTGGGTTCTGCCGGAGCCGCGCCGGAGGGCCTATGCCGGGAGAGGCGCTCCGGGTGCGGGTTTCGGAGGGGAGCGTGTTCCGGGTGGAGGGGCAGGAGGTCGCCCTGTGCAAGGAGATGGGGGATTTTGTGCTCTGGCGGAAGGAGGATCTTCCCGCCTATCAACTGGTCAGTCTGGTCGATGATCTTGATGACCGGATCAATTGCATTGTCCGCGGTCAGGATCTCCTCGCCTCCACCGCTGCCCAGCTTTTTCTTGCCCGCTTGCATGGGGACAATCTCTTTGCGGCAACCCGCTTCCTCCATCACCCGCTCATCCGGGGTGAGGATGGCCGAAAGCTCTCCAAGTCGGACGATGCCCTCTCCCTTGCCGCCCTGCGGGAGACAGGGGTTTCCTCGGCGCAGGTGTATCGGGTCGTGGCACGGCAGGCAGGGCTGGATCCGGCCGACATTGTTACCCTTGAGGATCTGCTCCGCAAATTTTGCCAAACGGTTTGA
- a CDS encoding DUF3786 domain-containing protein: MSEIKNPLEIYGALAKTNCGECGVPSCMAFAAAVLQGQKKLVACPYLDPAAMARLSQNIVQRRSLEDDHQQAISQLQQQVAGLDFSLRAPCLGARLVDGNLAINSLGKDFIITPAGEMVSECHLNHWVYVPLLHYVIVCQGKEPLGEWVPYSTLPGASEWSQYFSHRCEEPLRQLADAHSDLVFEMLHLFGAKPATLSGGADHSLVILPLPKVPFLINYWEPEEGFPSKLNILLDRTAGENINAQSVNLLARGIIEMFRQLILRHSRDGKLF, encoded by the coding sequence ATGTCCGAGATAAAAAATCCTCTGGAGATCTATGGTGCCTTGGCCAAGACCAATTGCGGCGAGTGCGGGGTTCCGTCCTGCATGGCTTTTGCCGCTGCTGTGCTCCAGGGACAAAAAAAGCTGGTTGCCTGTCCCTATCTCGACCCTGCCGCCATGGCTCGGCTGAGCCAGAATATTGTCCAGCGCCGCTCCCTGGAAGACGACCATCAGCAGGCCATCAGCCAGCTGCAGCAGCAAGTGGCCGGGCTTGATTTTTCTCTCCGTGCCCCGTGTCTTGGCGCGAGGCTGGTGGATGGGAATCTGGCGATCAACTCTCTGGGGAAGGATTTTATTATCACCCCGGCGGGAGAAATGGTTTCCGAATGCCATCTCAATCACTGGGTTTATGTTCCCCTGCTCCATTATGTTATTGTATGTCAGGGCAAGGAACCCCTGGGCGAGTGGGTCCCATACAGCACCTTGCCCGGCGCCTCGGAGTGGAGCCAATACTTCAGCCACCGCTGCGAAGAACCTTTGCGGCAGCTGGCCGATGCCCACAGCGATCTGGTTTTTGAGATGCTCCACCTTTTCGGGGCAAAACCGGCAACCCTGTCCGGAGGGGCGGACCATTCTCTCGTGATCCTGCCCCTGCCCAAGGTGCCTTTTTTGATCAACTACTGGGAGCCGGAAGAGGGGTTTCCCTCAAAATTGAACATCCTGCTCGACCGGACGGCCGGCGAGAATATCAATGCCCAATCCGTCAACCTGCTGGCCCGTGGCATTATCGAGATGTTTCGCCAGCTCATTCTCCGGCACAGCCGAGACGGCAAGCTCTTCTGA
- a CDS encoding FAD:protein FMN transferase — protein MKNKSTMPHPCNQQRRSLLKLSGLLGLGAATVALLPAARAEAILFGPKEYKVSSTRLSMGSFLSITAIHSSRDEAENAIGLAWEEIDRLGKLLSRHDSSTPVSQLNSTGVLPKAPPELLEVVARSLYHHRTSGGAFDITVKPLIDLYQDRFAAGVKPSEAEISALLPKVGSEHIRFAGGDISFAKQGMGITLDGIAPGYIVDRVSALLVDKGITNHLINCSGDIRTSGTAAKGKPWSVAIQDPAKQKAYPEVLAMGTGAISTSGSYEVFYDREKMFHHIVTPQTGHSPRLATSVTVKGASVMDVDALATGIMVMSPADGIRFADSLPGCECFVVAQDGGFKKSASWNKLA, from the coding sequence ATGAAGAATAAATCGACCATGCCGCACCCGTGCAATCAGCAGAGAAGATCCTTGTTAAAGCTCTCCGGCCTTCTTGGTCTTGGCGCTGCCACTGTGGCCCTGCTGCCTGCTGCCCGGGCTGAGGCGATACTTTTCGGCCCCAAGGAGTACAAGGTCTCTTCGACCAGGCTTTCCATGGGTTCTTTTTTGTCCATTACCGCCATCCATTCCTCACGGGATGAGGCGGAAAACGCCATTGGTCTTGCCTGGGAGGAAATTGATCGGTTGGGCAAGCTGTTGAGCCGCCATGATTCCAGCACTCCGGTATCGCAGCTCAACAGTACCGGGGTTTTGCCCAAGGCGCCGCCCGAACTTCTCGAGGTTGTGGCCCGCTCTCTGTATCATCACCGGACGAGCGGCGGAGCCTTTGATATTACGGTCAAGCCTCTGATCGATCTCTACCAGGATCGTTTCGCTGCCGGGGTGAAACCCTCGGAGGCGGAGATCAGTGCACTCCTGCCGAAGGTCGGTTCCGAGCATATTCGCTTTGCGGGCGGCGACATCTCTTTTGCCAAGCAGGGCATGGGTATCACCCTGGACGGTATCGCTCCCGGCTATATCGTTGACCGGGTTTCCGCGCTGCTTGTGGACAAGGGGATCACCAATCATCTCATCAACTGCAGCGGTGATATCCGCACCAGCGGGACGGCAGCCAAGGGCAAGCCCTGGTCCGTGGCCATCCAGGATCCGGCCAAGCAGAAAGCCTATCCCGAGGTCTTGGCCATGGGTACCGGGGCCATCTCCACCTCCGGCAGCTATGAGGTGTTTTATGACCGGGAGAAAATGTTCCACCACATCGTCACCCCCCAAACCGGCCATTCCCCGAGGCTTGCTACCAGCGTGACGGTGAAGGGGGCTTCGGTTATGGATGTCGATGCCCTGGCCACCGGGATCATGGTTATGTCGCCCGCTGATGGGATTCGTTTTGCCGACAGTCTGCCGGGCTGCGAATGTTTTGTCGTTGCCCAGGATGGCGGTTTCAAGAAATCCGCAAGCTGGAACAAGCTTGCCTGA
- the rnfB gene encoding RnfABCDGE type electron transport complex subunit B, which produces MDPALVKLALGGIALLGCIGLFFGIGLALAAHRFAVEANPLIEEVLESLAGAQCGGCGYPGCEGYAIAVVTNPEVPPNLCYPGKEKVAERVALLTGKKMAELEDMIALVRCSRKEGRVSHKHEYIGFASCTAANLGFGGPSSCNYSCIGLGECAASCPFDAITMVDSFPVVNPDKCVACGTCVRACPKRVIELMSLKARVYVPCSTKDLGKNVRKVCEVGCISCQMCVKKCPAEAVAYTDGLIVVDHPKCIAYGAECQEICVEKCPRNIMRKYEGRAAIARQPEGLKMAS; this is translated from the coding sequence ATGGATCCAGCATTAGTAAAACTCGCCCTGGGGGGCATCGCTCTTCTGGGCTGCATCGGCCTCTTCTTCGGCATAGGCCTGGCCCTGGCGGCGCATAGATTCGCGGTTGAGGCAAACCCCCTGATCGAAGAGGTCCTGGAGTCTTTGGCCGGCGCCCAGTGCGGCGGCTGCGGTTATCCCGGCTGCGAGGGATACGCCATCGCGGTGGTCACCAATCCGGAAGTCCCGCCCAATCTGTGTTATCCCGGCAAGGAAAAGGTTGCCGAGCGGGTGGCCCTCCTCACCGGCAAGAAGATGGCGGAGCTAGAGGATATGATCGCCCTGGTTCGCTGTTCCCGCAAGGAAGGGCGGGTCAGCCACAAGCATGAGTATATTGGCTTTGCCTCCTGCACCGCGGCCAATCTCGGTTTCGGCGGGCCGTCATCCTGTAACTATTCCTGTATCGGTCTCGGTGAATGCGCCGCGAGCTGTCCCTTTGATGCCATTACCATGGTGGACAGCTTTCCGGTGGTGAACCCCGACAAGTGTGTGGCCTGCGGCACTTGCGTCCGCGCCTGTCCCAAGCGGGTTATCGAACTCATGAGCCTCAAGGCCAGGGTGTATGTGCCGTGCTCCACCAAGGATCTTGGCAAGAATGTCCGCAAGGTCTGCGAGGTGGGCTGTATCTCCTGTCAGATGTGCGTGAAGAAATGTCCGGCCGAAGCCGTTGCGTATACCGACGGGTTGATCGTTGTCGATCACCCGAAATGCATCGCCTATGGTGCGGAATGCCAGGAGATCTGTGTGGAAAAATGTCCCCGCAATATCATGCGGAAATATGAGGGGAGAGCGGCAATTGCCCGTCAGCCGGAAGGGCTGAAGATGGCTTCCTAG
- a CDS encoding electron transport complex protein RnfA yields the protein MKTITIKRILLSLVLLLSLPLPAQAQELIAGKSFGKAKNEMVVTFAAPVDRAVVEDPANYQVYEEQDPDIKLELAKVVLADDQKTATLSFKEPLNARLPHVVTIKSLDESGAAATFKVMKPYLGYLLSILVSALLINNFVFTKYLGLCVFFGTSKRKDTAKGMGLTFTMVIVVSAIMSWFFYQFILKPYDLNFLQIVVFIGLVSLTVQAVDTVLRKVNPALFNAFGVYLVLVIANCVIIAVPLILADNEYNFLESFMLALGAGGGFLLALYLMSSVRERMELANIPTTFKGVPIAFIVAGQFALAFLGFSGLTLF from the coding sequence ATGAAGACAATTACGATCAAACGGATACTGCTTTCTCTCGTTCTGCTCCTGAGCCTGCCGCTTCCGGCGCAGGCCCAGGAATTGATTGCCGGAAAGTCCTTCGGCAAGGCGAAGAACGAGATGGTTGTCACCTTTGCTGCACCCGTGGATCGGGCGGTGGTTGAGGATCCGGCAAACTACCAGGTGTACGAGGAGCAGGATCCGGACATCAAGCTGGAGCTGGCGAAGGTCGTTCTTGCCGATGACCAGAAAACCGCCACCCTGAGTTTTAAGGAGCCGCTCAACGCCAGGCTGCCCCATGTGGTCACCATCAAGAGTCTCGACGAAAGCGGGGCGGCGGCGACCTTTAAGGTGATGAAGCCCTATCTCGGCTACCTGCTTTCCATTCTGGTCAGCGCGCTTTTGATCAACAACTTTGTTTTCACCAAGTATCTCGGCCTTTGCGTCTTTTTCGGCACCTCCAAGCGAAAGGATACCGCCAAGGGCATGGGGCTCACCTTCACCATGGTCATCGTGGTCAGCGCCATCATGAGCTGGTTTTTTTATCAGTTCATCCTCAAGCCCTATGACCTGAATTTTCTCCAGATCGTGGTCTTCATCGGCCTGGTCTCCCTCACCGTCCAGGCGGTGGACACGGTGTTGCGCAAGGTGAACCCCGCCCTGTTCAATGCCTTCGGCGTCTATCTGGTGCTGGTTATCGCCAACTGCGTGATCATCGCGGTGCCGCTGATCTTGGCTGACAACGAATACAATTTTCTCGAGTCCTTCATGCTTGCCCTGGGGGCAGGTGGCGGCTTTCTTCTGGCCCTCTATCTGATGAGTTCGGTGCGGGAGAGGATGGAGCTGGCCAATATTCCGACGACCTTCAAGGGCGTGCCCATTGCCTTTATTGTTGCCGGACAGTTTGCCCTGGCGTTTCTCGGATTCTCCGGGCTCACTCTTTTTTAG